The Oncorhynchus nerka isolate Pitt River linkage group LG5, Oner_Uvic_2.0, whole genome shotgun sequence nucleotide sequence GATGGCCGACAAGCAGAGTTTAGGATACATTCAGATTCCAATTTTTCCCCATTGGCAAGCCATTGAAGagattttcatttttaatttcAGTGTACTTATAGAACTGACGGGAGTTGAacatggaattgaccccaaccctggtgtcCATATCTAATACATATGGCAAGATGAGACCAATGTGTTCTTGACTAAATGTAGTGGAGAGTAGGCATAGACTACTGTCTCAATCTAAACCATTTGGTGTCCGTAATTATGTCTTCgaaaacacagacagtttatatCAAATATTAAACATTCCATATTAAAACGTCTCCCATAAGAGTTCCTGTTGTGTCGTTCAGTCTCTAAAATTAGCACTGTCTGCCGGCCTGCCCGTCCTCAAAATCACTGTAATGCGACGACTCTCCATCACTCCCGTTAGATGTGTTAGAGACCCTCTTATTCCCCGATCCTAGATCAGATTTAGGCACAGACAGAATGATGAGGTGACCAACGGGGCCAGTGTTCTCCTGATCTCCGATCAGTCTCCTGTTCTGAGGCAGCGGGGAGGTGGAGTCCTGCAGGCTTGTTGAGCTGATCCCAGTCATCCTGCCACCGCACTCCCGGGGCTCTGGAGAGAAAGACCCCAGCGGAGAGGTGCATCCACTCCGCGACCCTCCCCGGGCCTCTGGCTTCACCACCCCGGTGAGCAGCTCCGAAAGCTCCTGGATGTAGATCTGAGCCATCTGGAGAGTATCATACTTGGACAATTTATTATTGTTGGACGGGATCACGCTCCGCAACGTGTCAAACGCCTTGTTTAGCCCGTGCATCCTTCGCCTCTCCCGGGCGTTAGCTGCGACGCGCCGGCGTTTCTGCTTACGGTTACCTCCTTCTCCCTGGTCCGCCTGTACTGTATCCAGGTCCATCTCTATCCTGACACCACTGTCCGCTAGTTTACTCACCGACATGAGTTTCTCCAGTGAGAGATCCATGGAGCCGCTGTGTGCGTAATGGCCCGTATCTCTTGGTGAGTATGGAGACTGTCCTCCTCCTGGAGATTTTACCCAGGTTCTGGATCCGAGATGTCCCAGTTTCGACTGTTCTAACAGGGGGAAGTCCTCAGCTGAGAAGTCTGGCCAGCCGGACAGTTCGGTTTTAGCTGCCATAACCGCTACAGACATCCACGATTCGGTTGGAGAGCTTTGTGAGTTATTTCGCGCTATCTTTGATAACTAATATTTGCACAGCAGTGGAACGTATCTTGAATATTCAAGGACAGCGGTAAAAGTTAGTTGGAGAATTATGAGGAAATTCagagcccccccaaaaaaaggtgAAATCTAAAGAATTCCACCAAAACCAGGTTTGGACAGCGCTGCAAATGTGTCTCCAAACTCCAAGTACGGCGCAGTACTATATCCCCCTCCACCCAACCCCGCCCTAGGAGGCACACAGGATTGGATCGCACAGCCAATAGCGAATGGTTGCGTCTTTCCGACAAAAGAAAACAATTGGGGCAATCTTAATTTATTTTCTGAAACTATTGTTCGTTGTAAGTCAATCATGATGTTGATTGACATTTGGCTTCATTGTTATATGAGGTCATTTATTATTCTGTCTGAAGAAGTTGAATTTTTTTCTTGGAGAAAATAacgtattatttttatttttaaaacgaATTAATTCTCACGACTAGAGTGTATTTGTGTTTATTGGATTCCAGATAATATTGGAGGACTTTTCGGTCTCATTAAAAAAAACGAACAATTTCTGTTGATCGAATACACATTTTTTCTAAGGGCTATTGTTTGAGGTCTTTCACCTATAAACAGATGAATTATGTATATAAATAGTACAACCAATACACGACTACGTGTTGTGGAGTACTCGCCTTGTCATCTCCCCAAACTTCATCTGAATATTGATCTTCCTCTAGTTTGTGTTGCTGCCAACATCAGTTAAAAACTTACCCACATCCTTATCCCTTAACAATATAATTTAGTGCAGATAAGCAACGGAATTGGCTCGGGAGAAGAAGACTCGTAGAGGGAGAactgaaaaataaataaacagtaaAAAATGGACAATCTCTGTGGATTATTTGCGGTAATAAAAGTAGCCAGGTGGtaggcagggagaggcagagagctggACACACCTGTCTCCGACACAACCCGGATCACTGATAACAGATATGTCTGACTACAGGGCTGGTAGGTATAACTACAGCTATGAATCATTTAGTAGTTATAGGAGCCAATATTAGAGAATAAAAGCATAACGTCTACTGGCTTGGGCTTCTGGTGACAATAGGTGAAAGTACGGAAATGCTTATtgttagtcgctctggataaaagctTAGAAAATCACTGATGCTGATAGTGGTGAAAAAGGCCGAGTGATGCCAAAACGTTTGCGGTTTATCAAATAAATTACAGGGTGTTTGTATTCAGAGTGTCCCGAGTCACTTTATTTATTTTCATAGCGTATAGTTTATTCTCCGTCAGTCAACTCCTCTACATATAAACATTTtctctgggtgt carries:
- the atoh1b gene encoding protein atonal homolog 1b, producing the protein MSVAVMAAKTELSGWPDFSAEDFPLLEQSKLGHLGSRTWVKSPGGGQSPYSPRDTGHYAHSGSMDLSLEKLMSVSKLADSGVRIEMDLDTVQADQGEGGNRKQKRRRVAANARERRRMHGLNKAFDTLRSVIPSNNNKLSKYDTLQMAQIYIQELSELLTGVVKPEARGGSRSGCTSPLGSFSPEPRECGGRMTGISSTSLQDSTSPLPQNRRLIGDQENTGPVGHLIILSVPKSDLGSGNKRVSNTSNGSDGESSHYSDFEDGQAGRQC